GTTCAGGTTTTAGTTGATATCCATTGTTTCCAGTGGTGAAGCCAGCTCACTGACCGAGCATGGGCAGGGTCACCGCTGGCCAGTGTTTGTCCAGCAAAACATCATTGCTAACCCATAAATTGATGCTAATGCTTAACGGACTCTCCGGTTGAGCCCAGGCAGCTGCCTGGGGTCCCCGTGAGCTGCTCCATCCCTGATTGTTTCCCTTCCATTAATAAAATGTCTTGAATCGATCTGCAGCGCAGTTGTTGATAATGCTTTGTACTGGTGATATACCTAGCACACGATGAGCATATGCTCTTGAGTTCTAGATACGCTAATGTGGAAATTTCTAGCCTCCTAAAGTCAACATTCTTGATGTGTGAGGGTCTCCTAAAGTGCACATGACAGTTCCTTTTAATTAAAGTGGTTTTAGTTACAGTAATAGTATATTGATTTCTTCTAATGAGTAATGACTCCTCTAGTCCTCTGACATTATAGCTTTGCTTCCTTATTTATTTCTTGATTGTGACACATTTTCTTGTGGCTTAATCAACAACTCTAGCTATTTGTTTCTCCATAAATCTGGAGATACTGTAAGATATATATGTTGAGAAAAATATGGAACTAAGTTACTTGGAGCTGGCCGGTATGTCAGATAGTCTCCCTCTTCACCTCACTTGTTTAAATCTTCAATATTTGGGGCCTTTTAACCTGAGATGTCCCCTACAGGGAAGCGGAGCGTACATGGTCAGTTAGTTGGTTGAGTGTCACTCGCTCTTGTCAGTTAATAACATTTAGTTTCCCATTGACGATAGCACAGTCCCAAGTGTTTTAAAATCCTCATGGACCTGCACGTCATAAGTTCTGTTTTTTGATTGATTATTATGTGGGTCAGCGTTAGATAGGTTAACTGTATGAAATCAGAGTTTAGGAGGATTACTTTGAAAGGTTCTACTTATTTCACCACAGCAAGTGTTTTATTTCATTGCGGTTGGAGagttttgaagtgtttcacccaaGTGCTTGCTACTAACTAATGCTTCACTTCATTTTGCAGTGGTCATTGTAATAATACTGAGGCAAATCTACAACTAGGCCCCCACCCAACAGTGATACATTAGCTATTCTCAGAAAGTGATGCCGGAGATTGTGATTCTTCTAGCCATTAAAAAGATTGGAACCGCCTTGGCAAATGGAGTGGCAGACCAGGCCAGCACATTGTTTGCGAAGTACAGGAAGCAAATACTAGAGCTACAGGGCAGCATGGGTCGTGTTGCGAGGGAGCTTCGAGTAATGCATGATGTTCTCTGTCAAATGGATATCCGAAACCGCAACAATCAAGTATATGAGGGCTGGTTGGAGGAAGTACGGAAAGTAGCACATGTGATGGAGGACATGGTGGATGAGTACTTGTATCTTGTTGGTCACGAACATGACACGGGATGTTGCTTTTACCTGAAGAAAGGGTTTACAAAACCAAGATATCTGCTTTCTTTGAACCGGATTACTTTCAAGGTGAAGGAAATATCGAAAGACCTAACACACCTGTCTGAGACAAAAAATCGTTGGGTTCACATGATAAACAATGGGGATACTAGCAGCTCAAGTTACATTGTCAAGAGGTCCAAAGATCTAGCAAACATTTCACGCTCCCTTGATGAAGAAGATCTAGTCGGTGTGGATAAAAACAGAGATAAACTTGAGCAGTGGTTGTTAAGTGACGATTTGGAACGCTCTGTGATAGCACTGCTTGGAATGGGAGGGCTTGGTAAAACATCTTTAGCTGCAAATGTCTACaggaagcatagagagaaattccaGTGCCATGCTTGGGTCTCCATCTCTCAAACTTATTCTACAGAACATGTCTTGAGGAATATAATCAAGGAAATTTCCCGAGATAAAGTCAGTGTGCTATCTAACACTGTGGCCATGGACATCACATGCCTTGAAGAGACACTGAGGAAATTTCTAGAGCAACAGAAGTATTTGATCATATTGGACGATGTTTGGACTCCAGAAGCATTTGATGACTTGTCTAGGGTGCTTATTAATAATAAAAAGGGCAGCAGACTGATGGTCACAACAAGGGAAGGCGATGTTGCTGCACTTGCCTCTCAAGGACATACTTTAACACTGAAACCTTTACCAGAGGATAAGGCATGGGATCTCTTTTGTAAAAAAGCCTTTCCAAGAGATACAAATCATGAATGTCCTGCGGAGTTGAATCCTTTGTCCGAGCAAATAGTTAGCAAGTGCAAAGGCTTGCCTCTTGTTATTGTGTTAGTTGGTAGCCTCTTGCGTGTGCGTGAGAAAACTGTGGAAGAATGGAGAAGAATACATGCCCAATTAAGTTGGGAGCTAATCAACAATTCAAGACTCGATCACATAAGGAATGTTTTGCATCTGAGCTTCATCTACCTTCCAACACACTTaaaatgctgtttcttgcattgcAGCTTATTTTCAGAAGACTATTGTTTCAAAAGGAAACAACTTATACGGTTATGGACAGCAGAGGGGTTCATTGAAGAGAGGGGTGAAAGCACATTAGAAGAAGTGGCAGAAGGCTATCTGAAGGAGCTAATTGACAGAAACATGCTAGAACTTGTCAAGAGAAACTCATTTGGTAGGATGAAAGAATTCAAAATGCACGATATCTTACGTGAATTGGCACTTGACTTGTGCCAGAAGAACTGTTTTGGTGTTACATATGAGGATAAGCGTGGGGGGTCTTTTGAGAGGAATGGACGTCGATTGGTATTGCACAAACAGAAGAAGGATATTCAGCAGTCATTTTCTAGTGTACGCCGACTTCGAACATTCGTTATGCTGGACGATAGTATGGTAACATTTACTCTACTACCTATGCTATGTAAGGAGTCAAGATATATGACAGTGCTAGAATTAAGTGGTCTACCCATTGAGAATATTCCAGATGCTATTGGAGACCTTTTTAATCTCCGCCATTTGGGTTTGCGTGATTCAAAAGTGAAGATGCTCCCGAGTTCTGTTGAGAAGCTTTCAAAATTGTTAACACTGGACCTTCTTAGATCTGATGTACATGAGCTGCCTAGTGGGATTGTGAAGCTGAAGAAGCTTAGGCACTTATTTGTTGAGAAAAGAATTAATACAGATTTGAGAGGGATTAAATGTTTCAGTGGTGTGCATGTCCCCAATGGTCTTGGAAATCTAACAAACCTGCAAACGTTACAAGCGTTGGTAGCACATGATGAGTCTATTAGACATTTACGGCAGATGAGGCAACTGAGAAGCTTGAGGTTGTTGGATGTGAAGGGAAGCTATTGTGGACGTATCAGTGAGTCTCTAGTTCAGATGCGGTGTTTGTCCCATCTTGATGTGAATGCAAGTGATGAGAATGAGGTTCTCTCGTTGAATGTCCTCCTGCCAAACCTGCAaaggctacgtttgggtggacgaCTGGCGGAAGGGGCGTTGGATGAGTCTCCTCTCTTCCAAGCTGCTGGGGGGCAGAACTTGCATGTTTTGAATCTATATTGGTCACAACTGAGAGAAGACCCCCTGCCATCCCTTTCACGGCTGTCAAATTTGACGCATCTAGAATTCACCAGAGCATACAACGGAGAGCAGCTAGCATTTCTCACGGGGTGGTTTCCCAAGCTAAAGATTCTCTATCTAATAGACATGCCTAATCTGAATCGGCTAGAGATACAGCAAGGTGCCATGGCGAGCCTGGAAAGATTATACTTTGTCAACCTCAGCAGCATGATGGTGGTCCCAGCTGGCATTGAGTTCCTCATGCCCCTCCAGTCTCTAGGCTTCTTTGAAATCACTAGTGATTTCTTTTGGTTGCTGGATCAATGTTCTGCAATTCTAGGGACACAGTGGCGGTATACTCTCCGGGATTGACCCGCCACACTGGTTGGGAAATGTGTAATGCACTCGGAGGTATAGCAACCTGCTAACTAGTACCACTACTTGCTTCCTCCCTCGTCTCAAATTGTTGATGTGATGTAATGTTGGTTATGTAGGTCTTCGTCTGAAGGAAGATGCTCTGTACGTGCTGCTGGCCCGCTGCGGAATGTGCATACTGTCCGGGTTTCTCTGCTTTTTGACGTACTGCACATCATTTGCTGCTTGTTCCACCTCTGCTAAGGTGCAGTTACCGCCTGCGtttgctactgctactactgttctAGTCATCATGTGCTTTTGCTTGTGAAATGTGATGGTATTTCCTACTGACCGATTCCGGCTGCGGCTTATTATAAGACTGCAAGCGAGTTGTGTTTTCGTATCCAAACTAGTTTTCGCTTAACTTGTTTGAACTGTGTACTGCTATTTCACGCGTGTGTGTGCTTGTTGTGAACCTATTTCAGATGTGGCtgttaaataataataaaaacttggCTTGTGATTCATAAGTAATGCTCAGACACTCATTTTTCTTGTAATTATGGTTGCTGCCTGTCTGTTTTATTGCTAGCCTTGCTTTGTTCCGTTTTATGTTTATCTTATTTTGGACGTATGTCTATGGTGTTTCTTTCTTGGACTACGTTTCTTGTTTTCTTGAGCAATACACTTATGGATGATCATGACAATGTTTGGAAGGCTACATCATGTTTACTTATGTCCTTAAGTTTTCAAAATTCGCTGACACACTGAGGAGTGAGGAGGCAACCGATGAACTCATGTAACAAGGAGTTCTTCAGGGACCGATGCCAGGGAATTAACTCAGAAATTGCGTGTAGTATCACAAACCCTTCCCCAAAAGAAATATGCAGACTTCCGACATGAGATATATTAGGCGTAAGCTGGAGTGGCATGTCCATGCATGTGTATCACAAAGCTTAGTTACAGCCTTCAAACATAGTTACTCAGGACGGTAAGCTTTGACAACTACTCCCATTGTTCACAAATTCTCCCTCCATTCATGAATAAGtgacgtggttttagttcaaagatAATATCCCTGACTTGTGGCCAAACAGCGTAGCAACTGCCTCAAGTTTTCAAACCCTTCTTCCACTCTAAATGCAGGAAATAACCAGCGAATGAATGTCAGACACACCTTCCATTTATTTGAAGAAAAAAATCCTAGAAATCTCGTTTATTTGAAGTTGATTGCAGGTGGGCGCAGGGCCACTCTTCCCAACTTCTTGCTAGAATACTTCTTATACACCACCTGCAACTTGCTCTGAGGGGCAGTCGAGTGTGCGGTGACCAGCATCTTTGCACTATATCTGAAATCATCACAGAAACACAGAGTTATTCAAGCTACAAGAGTGTGTAAAGTCACTGTTGTGCATTCTTACATTAGCTGTGATTCAGTAAAGCCAGTATAGTGCTTGAGAGTGTGAGTCCATGGATCGGTCTTCTTGAGTGTGAGCCTGGCTGCatagacagcagcagcagcaaccatggAGGGCTTGGACGGCACCAGCGCATATTGCATCAGTGCCAGTTCAGCAAAAAAGGACACCATGTTCATCATCTGCATCCATCCAGATTCCAGATAGGGAAACTTCAGTACACAAACTCGTTCCTTTACAGTGCAAATGCATCTGAATTTACATATGGTATATTGTACGTATTCTTTACCTCCTTATAGTTGTTCAAATTGTAGGAAGACGCAGCCATGGCAAAGCGCGCAAGGAACACATAAGGTGTAGGAACTGTCAGGTTCCATCCAAGCCGATTGAGAATGGCTTTCTCCATCCTCAGTATCTGCCTCCTGGAGTAGGCATTGTCTGTTATCCAGACCAAATCCCTCACCTGCAGGTGTGTATATACAACCAATCAGAACATGGACTCGATATACTGCAAAGTGGAAAAGCAAAGGGGGTGTGAGAAGTTTTCAGTCTACCTCTGGAAACATCCCCTCCTCATACTTGCAAGCGATTAGCAGGGCTGAGACGCCTACCAGCTGCAGCTCCCTCCGAAGCACGAGCTGCTTCGTGAGATACCGGTCGATGATGTACACTATAAGGTAGAGGGTCTCTGGCATCAGATCAGACATGTCATGCACTTCTATTATCCAGTCGACGAGGATGGCCCGCATCTTGGAGTTGAGATGCACCTGGGAGTGAATGTAGTCGCGGGGGCGACGCTCATTCTGCAACGGGACAGGAAAGATCACCTTCAGAGACAAGCAACAGATCACAAGGTTTTTGCACACACCACCTAAGTACTCCCTCTGCAGTTACCTCGGCAACTTTATAGAACTTGTACAGATCATTAACGTAATCCATGAAGGCTAGCTGATTGTCGCCGTCAACCTTATCGATGTCTTGAATCGCTTGTTATCACAGTCGGAAACTGGCAATATAATGGTGGATCAGGCTCATTGCACAGGTTAAATGATACTACTATCTTATTTTTTTGATAATATAAACCGATGCCTTGTTTAACAGAGCTTACAGAAAAGTAATAAAGACTAGTAAAAGGACTCTCCCCGGTGTAATTTAGGTCATAAACACCCAGGGTGCCTCAACAAACACAGAAAGAGAGCTAGAGACAGAATTATGAGAAACGGAGGGGGCAACAGTTCACaaagaggtactccctccgttcctaaatataagtctttgtagagatttcactatgaaccacatacggatgtatatagatgcattttaaatgTAGATTTGTCCATtatgctccgtatgtagtccatctagtgaaatttctacaaagacttatatttaggaacggagggagtatgaggcATGCTAACAGTACCAAAGCATCGCAGGCCAAGAGGTATGAGGGGTGAGCGAGGGTGTTGATCACCTTCTTCCTCGAGTACTTCGGACGGAACCGACGCTGCCCTACGGCTGCTGCCTCGTGCTCACGCCGGGGTCGGGGCGGATCTCAATGGCGTGTTCGGGGAGAGGAGGGGTAGAGTGGCTTGGCATGAGCCCTCCTCGCCGGGGGTTAGTTGCAGCGGGGATTCCGCAGCAAAGCCACGTTCCGATTAGCAAATTTTACCGTCTTTTGTTATGGTATAGGTAAGGAGATATTCTCAACTTGACCGTCCATCCATTGATAAAGGGTAAAATCGACCCTGTGAATATTCCACCTATAGCAAAATTTACCGACTCTGTTACGGTAATAAGGAAATATTTTCAATGGATTCTCTTTTCAGTTCACAATGTATCAAGATCTGGATATAGTCCcatttataaaaaaagaaaaagatctATATAGTTGCACACGATTGACGTCATTAATTTACCACCCTCATGCCGAATTATTCTTTTATATGTATATACTTTCCTTACTGTGCAATGATACGGAGAAACACCTGTTGtcaggggtttggtgcgacatatgccaaaggatggcttatcatgatggaggctagtaagacgtcgccggtgccaggaaacgggatgaggcgaagacatgtacgccggcgaatcttacccaggttcggggctctccgtggaaataatacccctagtcctgctctgcggggtcttcgcatgatcactcaagcaacaatggtggctacaaacttgctccttgagctgtttctctagagggagaaggagagcaagtctagccctagcttcctctctctatacTAGATCAGGATCGcaccttggcgcgagggtgccggtccaaaCATTTTTGGTCAAGTAGGGAATGCTAGCCAGTAGCAGTACATGTATATCATATGTACTCATATATGGTAACAATACAGCGAAAGAGAAACATTCAAACGTGATAGAAGTGAGACATAATACCACTCAGTACCAGCATGAAACTATAAGGCATAATTGATCTCAGCTCGTTCATTAGATTAAAAAAAAGTCTCTCGACAGGAACCTCGAAACCAAAAGCGCAGCCATTCGATACGATGGTTAATAACAAAAGTGATATAATATGAGAAAGTTATTGGAGCAGAAACATAATAAAGAAGAAGCAACTAAGCATGTTAACAGACATGACCAAATGGAACACCCTCAAGGTGATGGGCAATTGTTGATCTAGTGAACCATAACGTATACGTGCCTTCCACTGCCTCACATAGATCCTGGCACGCTTGTATAAATTTCTCTCATTCAAAGTGTCCACAAACATGTCTATGACCTCATTAGGCACCGTCTCGTTGGCATGATTTCCCTATAGAAGAGCACATGCAGAATATGTTAAACAACCAGCAAGAAGCATATAACCCTAGAGAGCAATGTCAAAAGATACAGCCATCAGCATTAAAAAGCTACAATTTAGCCTATTTAGATTATACACAACCAAGAGAAGCTCTTGGATCTCCTAAGGAGACAACAATGTATAGAAGAGTCAGCCACCCCTAGTGTAAACAGTGTATGCTTtgttaaaagaaaaacagaaaacaaaataacCACTCACCTTTTCGTCGGTCATGACCATATGTATACTCTTGACAGGGTCATCATCGAAGCCACCCCGCTGGTACCATAGCCTGGAGATTCGCAGGTAGATGTGCTGGTTCCACACGGCCGAGAAAATGCCAGATAAGTCGACAAAATTGTACAGAAGCAGAGGGGGTTGGATAATCTATGGCACATATGAAAGAAAAAacagttttggcacaagttttaggTAAGAATGATACTTAGACAGTAAATAAAAAAACAACTGATTAGAATTATTTCTCAGTTTAGATAGAAAAGAAAGAACCAATGATTGTTTACATATAGCAGAATAAATGCTAGGTGAGTAATTTGTTGATGCCAAAATAACATAATTAGATACATATCCATAATTAGTTAAAACCATGGAAAGAAATCATATATAGTATAAGCTGGAAGACATAGTACATCAAATCTGAAGGAGAAGCACTCTAGATAACAGCCATTGATTTGATAATCAGCAACATCAATATAAATGAGAACAATCTTTAACCGTAGTATCCTATACAGCACCCGGAAAACACAATTAGCTTACTCTACCTATATAACTTTCTTGGAGAGGTCGAACGAGAGCGAGACGAAGGGTACCTGACCAATGGGGACGAGATCGCTCCTCTGGTGTGCTCCCTCTCTGGTCAAACCACAAGACAACCCTCCGCCACGGCACCGACCGAACTGCAAATTATCCAGCCTCATGCAAAAAAAAAACCGCGCTACTGGAGGGGCGGTGGATCAAATCATAAATCAGAGACCAGTATCAACGATGCCATTGCTCCAAATAGGAGTCCAGTTACACGCTACTAACTATAGTTCCCCATATAATAAATAGTCAAATTTCTTTTGAAGACGTAGACCTCAAAATACACACATTGAGTACTCATGTGCTGGGTAGTGACAGCGACTCATTTCATGTGCAATAAAAATTCAGAGGTGTTCTCCAAATAAATGAAAATAGCAGCTttctaagaaagaaagaaaaatgttCATACACAAAGGCACAAACTATATGCACTGAATACTCAAGTTACATGTCAGGCACTCGAGTTACATGTCAGCTATAGTGCTTGTTTCATGCAATGAACTGACTGAAGGGAAACCAGCTGAACACAAGACAGATAAACACACGTGAAAATAGCATAAGAATGCATGAGCAGACTCTGTTCTACCGGATATGCATATTAGCCATGTAAAGCCCGATAAAAGAAATGTTGATCTGACTAATAAGACCACCACATCTAGAATAAAAACAGTATAGAATCCCAAGGCCAAAGCACACCCTGAACATTAACTTGCAGATTGTTGGCAGCAAAAAAGTAGAACTACCAAAATCAACCCAATAACTAATTAGGCCAAACACTGTAGGAGGCAAACATATTTATAGCTAACAATAGTTTGCATTCATAGGGACAGCCGATCTCTAACTTAGTACCCAATATTGTACAACCATGCATCTCATCTCAAAGACCATTCAGGTTTATTCATGTCATGCTTGAAATATATATCTGTTACTACATGGACAAAACATTGGTATGAGAGAGAAGAAATCTTTACATAAGACACAGAAGAAATCCTAACCAGACTAAATCAAGGACCAACAACAAACAATAAAAGATCAAGAACAACTTACATGCAATAAAGATATAAGAGAGAATAAATCTTTACATAAGACGGCTATAAACACTGGAGCATAAGTAAGCAACGGctttaaatacaaataaaaaggGTTTGATGTTcattgcatagtgggctcagattcgcctttcctcgatcatataacctacccccatcatctcttatcaccagatcaatctgtttatacaatggagctgccctggttatcaatcaacaagaatgaccatccaaggacagatcaataggtatcacaggatcaaaaaggattctagagacaacagggaggatccaacttgatacccacaggtgcCTCGATTGCTCAAAGGCAAACTTATTTCAGCCACAgttaatcatcatcgccctagcacgAACGCCACCGCCACAGACAAAGTGAAATGATGAGAATACCCTCGGGGGGCACCCAAATAACGCGCGGTGGCACGGCCGGGCGGGACACCGCTCACAGGGAAAAATATCCGACGGTTGGAGACGATTGGGTAAATATCCGACGGCCCACAGCGACTGAGCCCGAGATCCAACGGCCAGAACAGCATCAAGGAAACAATCGGACGGCCAGAATGCTCTAATCGCTGAGAACGCTCAGGTTTCGATCCGTCTCATGTTTCTGGATACAGTAGCCAAAGCAGAGGAGCAGGAGGAAGATGGAGTTCACCgagggaggttgtagccgaggcaATACTCAGTGCGCGCTGGGGTTGCGCCTGAACGCCGTCCAACCGGCGAGGAACCGCGTCGGAGTTGCGCCTTGCACCGTCCCACCGACGAGCACAAACGCATCAAACAACCTGTGTAAGAAAGGCATCGTTGTTTATCAGAAACAATTATTTAGGAGGGAGATGACCCCCCGATCGCTGCATTCCCCACCTGAGAAGAAATATAAAGCCATCCTACTAAGTGTGGTTAACTTACACTTACATACACATATGGTTCTATATGAATTCTAGCTAGTCATACTGATCCACCTAGAAAAATGGAATGCATAAACCAAATAGAGGTCAATCCAAAGGAGCAGCAGCTGCAGACCCAGCCAATCCAAAACAGCAACAGGTGCAGACCCAACCAATCCAAAGGAGCAGCAGCTGCAGACCCAACAATTTCAATTTACTTGTTAAATTCTCTACCTATTGGTCAAACACTCCTACACATGATACTTAGAATCAGGCCGAAAAGCGAATGTAAGAACAACATGTACTTTTTAGAGAAAATCAATTGCTCAACCACATCAATAGAGAAAGTGAATGGTAGAACATCATGTATTTTTAGAGACAAATCAATTTCTCATGTATAGGCCCACATCAGCACGAGCATTGGAAGTACAAAGAAAGCAAGGAAGAACGAACCTTTCCCATGGCGGCAACCGAGCAAACGGTGGACCGCGGACGCGAGGCATGCAGTCAGATTCGGAACCAACTGCAACACGACCATGAAATCAGCCCAGGCAGGAGGAATGACTGCGAGAGGAAGGAGGATGGATAGAAGGGAGGGTGGGATGGCGCACTTCACACCGCGCGTTAAACATGCCGCCACCAGCCAATTAGCATTCCATTACCCCTAAAAAATTGTAAAGTAATCAAAAATAATGCTTTGTGACTGACCAGCAAGAATTAGAGGCCATAACTGCTTTCAACACACAAAAATTACGGACTAAAAGCACAACGTAGTATCGACATTATCTATGCTCAGACATACAAAAAGAAAGCTTAGTAATCTCAGTCTTTTAATGTAACATTTTAAAAGTTCTGTTTGCATAACATAAATTTCAGAAAGGTGATAAACAACAATACTGAACTATGGCTGGGCATGGAGATCAACCCAGAAGAGGCCTATGGCTGGGTGATAAACAACAATAATACTGTGCTGAAGAGAAATATATTACAACATATGCAAACAAATTGATAATGGCTAGAACATGTTTTCTCTTTATAAAAGAGGCCTATGGCTGGGCATGGACATCAACCCAGAAGTGAAACAAAGAACCTAGCTAAATCCAAGGATCTACTTGACGGCAAGGCACCAACAAAACAAAAAAGCCCCCAATAGTCCTCCTTTGGAACCTAGAATCTGTTGCACAAGAAGAAACCCAAGACATTTTTGCAGCAACCTAGCCAGTCCTACTAAATGGTACATGAACATAAGAGGGGAAGGAGCTCAAGAACAACAACCGTGCAACTGTGCGTAAATCCACTTGGGTT
This region of Triticum aestivum cultivar Chinese Spring chromosome 2D, IWGSC CS RefSeq v2.1, whole genome shotgun sequence genomic DNA includes:
- the LOC123054870 gene encoding cyclin-B1-1, which translates into the protein MRLDNLQFGRCRGGGLSCGLTREGAHQRSDLVPIGQIIQPPLLLYNFVDLSGIFSAVWNQHIYLRISRLWYQRGGFDDDPVKSIHMVMTDEKGNHANETVPNEVIDMFVDTLNERNLYKRARIYVRQWKAPIQDIDKVDGDNQLAFMDYVNDLYKFYKVAEVIFPVPLQNERRPRDYIHSQVHLNSKMRAILVDWIIEVHDMSDLMPETLYLIVYIIDRYLTKQLVLRRELQLVRDLVWITDNAYSRRQILRMEKAILNRLGWNLTVPTPYVFLARFAMAASSYNLNNYKEMMNMVSFFAELALMQYALVPSKPSMVAAAAVYAARLTLKKTDPWTHTLKHYTGFTESQLIYSAKMLVTAHSTAPQSKLQVVYKKYSSKKLGRVALRPPAINFK
- the LOC123054869 gene encoding disease resistance protein RPM1; protein product: MPEIVILLAIKKIGTALANGVADQASTLFAKYRKQILELQGSMGRVARELRVMHDVLCQMDIRNRNNQVYEGWLEEVRKVAHVMEDMVDEYLYLVGHEHDTGCCFYLKKGFTKPRYLLSLNRITFKVKEISKDLTHLSETKNRWVHMINNGDTSSSSYIVKRSKDLANISRSLDEEDLVGVDKNRDKLEQWLLSDDLERSVIALLGMGGLGKTSLAANVYRKHREKFQCHAWVSISQTYSTEHVLRNIIKEISRDKVSVLSNTVAMDITCLEETLRKFLEQQKYLIILDDVWTPEAFDDLSRVLINNKKGSRLMVTTREGDVAALASQGHTLTLKPLPEDKAWDLFCKKAFPRDTNHECPAELNPLSEQIVSKCKGLPLVIVLVGSLLRVREKTVEEWRRIHAQLSWELINNSRLDHIRNVLHLSFIYLPTHLKCCFLHCSLFSEDYCFKRKQLIRLWTAEGFIEERGESTLEEVAEGYLKELIDRNMLELVKRNSFGRMKEFKMHDILRELALDLCQKNCFGVTYEDKRGGSFERNGRRLVLHKQKKDIQQSFSSVRRLRTFVMLDDSMVTFTLLPMLCKESRYMTVLELSGLPIENIPDAIGDLFNLRHLGLRDSKVKMLPSSVEKLSKLLTLDLLRSDVHELPSGIVKLKKLRHLFVEKRINTDLRGIKCFSGVHVPNGLGNLTNLQTLQALVAHDESIRHLRQMRQLRSLRLLDVKGSYCGRISESLVQMRCLSHLDVNASDENEVLSLNVLLPNLQRLRLGGRLAEGALDESPLFQAAGGQNLHVLNLYWSQLREDPLPSLSRLSNLTHLEFTRAYNGEQLAFLTGWFPKLKILYLIDMPNLNRLEIQQGAMASLERLYFVNLSSMMVVPAGIEFLMPLQSLGFFEITSDFFWLLDQCSAILGTQWRYTLRD